In Pongo abelii isolate AG06213 chromosome X, NHGRI_mPonAbe1-v2.0_pri, whole genome shotgun sequence, one DNA window encodes the following:
- the TASL gene encoding TLR adapter interacting with SLC15A4 on the lysosome produces the protein MLSEGYLSGLEYCNDIRWSCASYNEQVAGKKEEETNSVATLSYSSVDETQLRSLYVSCKSSGKFISSVHSRESQHSRSQRVTVLQTNPNPVFESPNLAAVEICRDASRETYLVPSSCKSICKNYNDLQIAGGQVMAINSVTTDFPSESSFEYGPLLKSSEIPLPMEDSISTQPSDFPQKPIQRYSSYWRITSIKEKSSLQMQNPISNAVLNEYLEQKVVELYKQYIMDTVFHDSSPTQILASELIMTSVDQISLQVSREKNLETSKARDIVFSRLLQLMSTEITEISTPSLHISQYSNVNP, from the coding sequence ATGCTGTCAGAAGGGTATCTCAGTGGACTTGAGTACTGTAATGACATCCGCTGGAGTTGTGCCTCTTATAATGAGCAGGTGGCtgggaaaaaggaagaggagacaAATTCTGTTGCTACTCTTTCCTATTCCTCTGTGGATGAAACACAACTCAGAAGTCTCTACGTGAGCTGCAAATCATCTGGCAAGTTTATCTCTTCAGTGCATTCAAGAGAGAGCCAACATAGCAGAAGTCAGAGAGTCACAGTGCTGCAGACAAACCCCAATCCTGTGTTTGAAAGCCCAAATTTGGCTGCAGTTGAAATATGTAGAGATGCCAGCAGAGAGACCTACTTGGTTCCATCTTCTTGCAAAAGTATTTGCAAGAATTATAATGACTTACAGATTGCGGGGGGCCAGGTGATGGCCATTAATTCAGTGACAACAGATTTTCCTTctgagagcagttttgaatatgGCCCTTTGCTGAAGTCATCTGAGATTCCTTTACCCATGGAGGATTCCATTTCTACTCAGCCCAGTGACTTTCCCCAAAAACCTATCCAGCGGTATTCATCCTATTGGAGAATAACAAGCATCAAAGAGAAAAGCAGCTTGCAAATGCAGAATCCTATTTCTAATGCAGTGCTGAATGAGTACCTGGAGCAGAAGGTTGTGGAGTTATATAAACAGTACATTATGGACACCGTGTTTCATGACAGTTCCCCTACCCAGATTCTGGCGTCTGAACTCATCATGACAAGTGTAGACCAAATCAGTCTTCAAGTGTCTAGAGAGAAGAATCTGGAGACCTCAAAAGCCAGAGATATAGTCTTTAGCCGCCTATTGCAATTGATGTCAACTGAAATTACTGAAATTAGCACTCCTAGTCTCCATATTTCTCAGTATAGCAATGTAAATCCATAG